Below is a window of Malania oleifera isolate guangnan ecotype guangnan chromosome 1, ASM2987363v1, whole genome shotgun sequence DNA.
aggagagCAGGAGTACATATTTGTGGGGACATGTGTGCATACCCCACCATAGGTATTATCAGTCATTCAGGCGAGAAGGTTGCTTATGGAGGGATGCCAGAGGTACTTGGCATGTGTAAAGGAAGTATCGGAAGGAGAATTAAAGTTGGAatatatcccgatagtgagggattttctagatgtgtttctagaggatttactgggactacctcctaatcTTAAGGTAGATTTTTCTATCGACCTATCACTGGGAAcaatgccgatttctaaagccCCGTACAAAATGGCACCAGCGGAgttgaaagagttgaaagaacagctacAAGAATTGTTggacaaagggtttatcaggcccagcgtgtcaccctggggagcaccggtattgtttgtgaaaaagaaagatgggtcgatgagaatgtgcatcaacaagagaaaaataaataaagtaacaattaagaataaatactcaCTTCCCCACATTGATGATTTGTTCGACCAGCTCCAGGGAACATAGGtatactctaagattgatctcaggaTAGGGTATcaccaattaaaaaaaaatttattacataggatgttccaaagacagcaTTCCAAATAAGGTATGGACATTTTAAGTTCTTAGTTATGTCGTTCGGACTGACGAATGCTACTGCGTTATTTATGGATATAATGAATAGGGTGTTTCCTGAATACCTAGACGAGTTTGTGGTGGTTTTCACTGATGATATTCTGATCTATTTGAAGAGTATAGAGGAGTACAAAAATCTTTTGAGGCTAGTGCTACAATTGCTAAGGGAAAAGAAGTTCTATGCTAAATTCAAGagatgtgaattttggttagagaaagtcaCATTTCTTGGAGACGTAATATTTGGGGGTGGTGTTTCGGTGGACTCTAGCCAGATAGATGTGGTAGTGGATAGGGTGAGACCAATGAATGTtaaggagattaggagtttcttgagaTTAGCAggatactatcgtcggttcgtggaaggaTTTTTGAAACTAACGGGTCCTCTGACACAGTTAATGAGGAAAGGTGTAAATAAGAATGGACCGATGAGTGTGAGCATacctttcaggagttgaaacaatgactcatcactgcaccggttTTGACTATTGCATCAGGAGATGGTGATTTTGTGATCTACAATGACGCGTCTCTAAGAAGACTTGGGGGTGTTATGAAGCAATAGGCAAAAtttgtggcatatgcttctccacaactcaaggagtatgagaagaactatcctatgcatgatttggagctagcgGTAGTGGTGTATTGTAACGCCTCGACCCGCCACATGGGgttcggggtgctactttagtgacatctatgttcctaataccatattcaatataaatgcagTGGAAATAAGTGATACATTTTCCAAAAACATTACTAGGGTTATAATTACTATTAAACATAGATATCTCCAAATATTTATATTACAACCCATAATActgtacaaaaagaaaactcagTCCATACACACTACATACATAGATTTTACGACTAGTTCGGCTCCTTTAGCTCTGCTAAACACGATCCCTGGtctttcctgaaaatataatttgtatattggggtgagacacttctcagtaagggagactAAGTTAAAATTAGTGTGTGGCCATCATGAATTTAATGTTTACAAAACAAAACCATCCTTCATTTAACCCAGATAAACTATTTTACCTTGTACTCACTTTATACAGTTGAAAATGCTTGTCTCGTTTCCATAGTGTAAACAGTCCATTAAAgagtaacatcatttacataaatctatagATGTGCATTAAAGACACTCCTGTGACTAataccatttacttcccccatggtacgggttgtgcaaTCCGAAGGCTAGaataagcctgggtgatcaggcAAAACAAAGTCAGAATATCCCATAGCCAAGCTGTAGTTACAATGCCCTTACTTCATCCTCATGCAAGCTATCGGCTGAGACCACCTTACATTTCCATCCAGAATAGTGTGAGCACACATGGtcaaataatcaatcactagAAACAGTATCGTGCTCACAAAAcaactggtccctagggttcctaaagcatatcatacaatttaagtaattaaaatttgTAGTTTAAATCATTTCGTTTAAAATTGTCATTAAATAAAAACCCGGCCCTCGGACGTCAAATAAACTCGGCTCGCAGACATCAAATAAAATCTGGCCCCTAACCATCTTATAAAACCCGGCTcacagccgtcatatcaaattcCTATATTATTCACAAGCAACTCCAGTATGTTTCACCAACAGTTccattatatttcacaatcattcccaaatttGGTTACACaataaaccatataaatttattcacctgccacgcaatttcaatattcaaacacgaTTCAGGAGACAACCTAGAAAACACTGAATTTTTAGTTCGTGAGATAAATCAAAATTTCTAGCgttcatattattcaaaatatcgtaccatatatcctaggtttgtaaaatccaagttgaacggttggttttcaaaataatctttgaactcataaataaataaatatataacaatttaattagttcataattaataaaaattctgacttaacttaataCCCTTACTTGTTTACTGAGAGAGTTCTTACGACACACCTAAAGCCCACCCTATGGCGATACGGAGCCCAAAACCAGGAAAACACATTTTTTCAGTTCAAACCACTACacccaaaaataataatcattaaaTACCCCCGAtcccatacaccccatttaatCAACTAAATGCTAAACATATAGCCCATTTCTACCGTTAactcaactttggggtgatgcGTGGAAACATACGAATCAAAAATCCACTccattagacttgtagagaaactcccctagatccttgtggtaacttccaaTTGTTGATTTAGGCAACGAATGGCGAGATatcatagagagagagtgaggggcaTGGTTtttagagaaaaagagagagagagagagagagagagagagagagagagagagagagagagagagagagagagagagagtgtgtgtgtgtatgtgtgtaatgacccgaagaatagtgatatttaattaatatagagAGAGGAATATGGAAACAGTAAAAAAGGGGCAgcagcaaacttcgtcgacgagaagataccaagaggatgttttgggtgactctgaatttcatcaaagaaagggagagttcgtcgatgaattgcctcataacctcgtcgacgaggtgacgtggctcatcgatgaagcccatagtataaatagcccaaaactcgaatttttaagcagaaaaatcagaaaaaatttcctctctctctcctttatagtttctctctcttctctcttcgattccgggcctgtttctcaccggattgacgatttgaggccaccacaacgctcctggggaagttcttttcaaatctattggagcggatcgttggtgggattgaattgaaattcatctctggtttaaggtaagactttttatgcaaaactTGGTCTttccgtagttataggaaaggttattcacggagaaatactgaagtttagttctgagaattgttggattcagggtgttgaacggggaaccttgtaGGTGCAGGATGAGTGTATtctagggggtttcttttcaatatcaggtaagggaataaactaaagcagttattttccatgcaaattattatcattatttatgagcaaatttattttcaggaagtaTATCTAATATATAAGAGGaaattggtaaaaatgcatatttaggaaaatactactattatgttggaatgtatatatattagtatgaaatgtcagagaatatgattttagaatggaatgtatggtttattcagcattgtgtggcataaatatcATTTTACATGAAAGGtgttatgttatggcaattttatgaataaagcatatttttagaaattacgaaataatgcagtacattatggtttttgaaatacatgatatatgaattatttattcagaatgatatgtatgaaatatttggcgcaaggtcgtgattgatagccggcgtaaggtcgtgtatgatatatgatttcggtgTAAGGccgtatatgtatatgtatatgagtgaatttggcgcaaggccacaaatatgaaagtaaatgGCGCCAGATCGTATGTATTCACGTTATTAtggaaaattctatcaatctatttatgttaaactatatattatcatgtactatgtattatcagaacccagatgatagttcagtttggttacaggagcacggtaccgtagctatacagataaGATATTATGTTCAAATTTGTGCTAACCGctcctgcaagtagagggggtgggagatggatagtcaatgtggctttcagtgtagagttgtagacgtacACCTAGTAgtctggaccaaggtgtggcgggcccatcatacttacaaacatatttgactcagcagtggtcgaccagccattgtcaggtcccgccttcgggctgcacaacttgtcatggggagtaatacatgacatcagctagctacatcctaggtaaattttcagtattaataGCTATACGGGACAGTTCAtgaatagtatgatttattagaaatatgaaaatatatgtttatgcaattattaaatgattaatgtatTCTGGTATgcaaaatgtattgtatatccaTATTAGCATTAAATATCCTTGTTAttacacagctgtatttagtttattttcccttactgagaagtgtctcacccccaaacattaaatagTTTTCAAGAAACCAGAAAGACTAGCGGATCGAGGCCATCGTTGAGTCAGTTgtgctaccctgctaggagggtaagtttagATTAGGATTAGGaaattttgatgtgggatcctagagataatttttattgtatttctgGGAGACTGTATATAAACACCGTGTTTATGGATtttagttgactctggtattatgtattttgtggtaatgagaatgatgatttacatttacttaaTGCTgcttaggttccgctgtgtatgacaagtgttcccgttacccacgggttcgagttgaccttattattaaatatgttttattatatgataagaaaaGTAGGTcgttatagagagagagacaaaTTTTAGTTTCTTAATGAATAAGTAAAGTTAAAACCTATTTATAAACTGTTGACCTGgtcatcttcgtcgacgaaatggtgccttcgtcgacgaattgcaaAAGGACGTTCGTCAACGAAAGGAAATGTTCGCCAACAAACCTTAAGCCAGAATTTCCTGTTGTttgggatctcttcatcgacaatgcttgaatttcatcaatgaaccacaaaagggcattcgtcgatgaaaatagggattcgtcgacgaatccaactgctttgccctttttaaattctctttcttcatttcttatttatttcttctaTTTTCTGGGTTCGGATTTTtacaatctccccccttataaaaatttcatcctc
It encodes the following:
- the LOC131147324 gene encoding uncharacterized mitochondrial protein AtMg00860-like yields the protein MSFGLTNATALFMDIMNRVFPEYLDEFVVVFTDDILIYLKSIEEYKNLLRLVLQLLREKKFYAKFKRCEFWLEKVTFLGDVIFGGGVSVDSSQIDVVVDRVRPMNVKEIRSFLRLAGYYRRFVEGFLKLTGPLTQLMRKGVNKNGPMSVSIPFRS